In the Fundulus heteroclitus isolate FHET01 chromosome 23, MU-UCD_Fhet_4.1, whole genome shotgun sequence genome, acctttaaaaaaaaaaaaatctcatcccATTTCAGCTTCCTCGTGCAGCTCGCTACATGGCATGTGGGGGCCAcagcaaacacgtggaagaaggtgctctgaacTTTCTGGCCTGCATGCAAGTGTGGCGGAAAACTTAAGCTGTAAATAACCACGGACGTAACATTTCCACAGggaaacatggaggtggcagcatcatgccgtgggGTTGATTTCCCTCAGCAGAGACACCAAAACTGATCCAGTTTGATGAATGGAGCTACATCCAGGCTGATcctggaaggaaaactgttagagggtgcaaaagcaaaaaaaaaaacaaaaaaaaaagaaattgtggcagaggttcaccttccagaggGAAAACTACTATAATCATAAAGCcagggaattttttttatttatttgtaaaagtaaaatagaaatcatgcaTCACCCTCATATGGAATTAAGAATTACTTTGAGTTCGTCTGTCACATAAAtcctgaataaaacacactaAAGTGCGTGTCTGATCTGTCCACGTCAAGGCGGAGCCTCTTGGAGTGGAATGGCCGCTGTGTTATAGCTACCGGCACGCTTAtggacaaaaaacacaaattacaatGTGTTGGCTCCATAAACAATGTTTAAGTTTTTCCCTAAAGGGCTAATGTCAAAAATAAGAAGTTGGAATGTTTAAAGTGTTACACAACgaacaacaaatttaaaaaaggtggTTATAAATATGGTTTGTTGCCCCACCTTATGTAAATAATCCTGAAGATGGTAGACGTCACTGTATGAAAGCAGGAAGGACTATCATAGGTGTGTGCGTCAAACCCAGCTTCTTCACGACTCGGCTGTTTACCTCTGTTTCAGgtcattattaaatattttgtctttttcttttgctaatCTCAACGTAATCCAGAGTAAAACATGAGTTTCCGTGCCCCGCCATGATAAGAAATCACAACATAAGAGCCAGAGATTTAAAGTTAAACAGATCAGAGGTGCAGCAGTTGTGAAAGGGAATCCTTAATCCCCCCCGACCCGTGTGTAGCCACATTGTTGGGATTAATTCCAAGAATACGATCCCTGGAGTTTTCCATATTCTGACGTTGCAACCAAAAACTGCAGAATATTATATACAGCTGTCGCTTGATCTGTACGTTAAGAATGGCTGTCTTGTTGAAAAGTGAACCTCAGTCCAtaggtgcgttcacaccaaacGCGTTCAGGGGAAATTTTTTGCGTTGGCCGGCTTCCGCTGGTCGCTTGACATTTCACCTTTCTGTCGCAAACTATTCACTCTGACAACTCAGAGAAATTTTGTTGAACTCGAGCATAATTTCCCTGCACTCCAGCTGCACGTTCAGCGAGCTGCTCGCAGTTTCGCTCTAATTGCTCCATTCGCGGTGCTCCCACCACCTACTATTAATCCGCTCCTGACTGCGGGGATAACGAGTAAATCACTCGCTGCGTTCGGCGCCGGTGTGAACGCAGCTTAACGTTTTCACAGCCACCAGCAGGTTTCCTTCCAGGATTGCCTTTTATTTAGCTCCCTTCATCATCTCTGTCCCCGCTGAAGACATGCATCCGCCATAAGCAGGACGCCATGTTTAACCATGGGTGTGGTGCGTTCAGGGCAATgtgtagcgtttttttttctctctctctctctctgctacaCATAGCATTTTTACCAGAGAACCTACTTCCACGTGATTGCCATGTCTCAGCCTGCAAACATGACATCTGACGCCTTTATCTGAACGACGACCTTCTTCACGCCGCCGTTCCTCAACAGCCACATCAGTGAAGGCTAACGTTCTCCAAGGCACCTGCCtcaacagaacagctggattaacCCTGAGACGAAATGATCCACAGCAGGGAAAGAAGTACGTATCAGATGACTTTTGAAGGCAGCGGGTCGCATTGAATCGTATTTAAGGGCTTCAGAGTTCACCCACGAAGGCCTCGATGATACAACGCACATCTTTTTGTATAATTTAACTGAAAAACACGTCACAGATTTCTCCTTCACTTCACATCTGTGCTCTATGTCcctacttttgcaaggcaccgttTATCATCCTCTCTAAAAGGACCAAGGGGCTGCAGGTGAATGGCCAGCGGCATAAACAGAGCGCCTCCTTACATTTCTCCATTGATGTACTCCAATCTTTTGGCTACCGTGGCTTTAGCCTCCTCCAAATCCTGTTTCACCAACACGGGCCCGATAAGCTTAAAGACGAGGTTGGAGCTGTCCAGCAGGTCCAGCTCctggagacagacagacagacagacagacagacagacagacagagacaccaTGTGGGCATTAATCCAAGGAAGCCATGGCGGGGTTCCATGTTGTGGCCAACAGATGAGCTGAGTTACCTCCTTCACTATGTTGTTTTCTGCCATCTGAGTCTCCAGCTTCTGTCTGGCAGAGACGCTCTTACTAACATCTGAAACAAGACAGGCAGCACATCTGGATTCAGACAAAGGACTGCTACCACGATAAacgtggtatatatatatatatatatatatatatatatatatatatatatatatatatatatatatgtgtgtgtgtgtgtgtgtgtgtgtgtgtgtgtgtgtgtgtgtgtgtgtgctagcTGCCTTATATGTTAGCTCGGTACAGCATGGCCACCCCCACAGTCACGCTATTAAGCGCTCACCTTTCTGCATGAATCCATACTTTTCCACCTCcgcttttaatttcttctgaaTGGCTTCCGCCATGTTCGTTCTCTCGCCTTGTTAACCGCGCTGCAGGTAAGATAAACGGAGCAACGAGCTGTACACCATGGAGAGCTCGGcgctggctgacaggaaggaGCGCTGGGCAGACCGGATGTTGTGGGACGTTCAATGCACGATTCACGCTCGGAATTTGCGCTTTCATTCCGGGCaagttcaaaagaaaatacacctGCTGTTGTCCCCTCCGACGTGTTCGTCCTATTAACAACGATGGAGATATTTACTCCGGCATCCTTTGCGCTCTTCTTGTTGTAAAATTGCATTATTTTCTCAACGTGTCCGCTTGTTCATAGTGTGTTTATATGTGTTTCCTGactgtgtttgatttttatcacTGTATTATTGTCTTAATGTATTGTATAAGTAAGCACGCTGTACAACCCTGAGTAAAATTACATCCGAATCCGACACCTATAAGAAAAGACggaataaataagtaaaatgaagAAGAGAACAGCTAAACGAGAGGTTATTCGCGATGGATGTCGTTGATGTAATCACAAAGAAGCTGGGAGTTTAAAGTTATACACTAAGCCAGTTCATCCTTTTTTGAACCTCATCATTTGAAAAGTTGTCCCAAGACACGAAGAGAAATTAgccaaaaattaaaatgtattaattattattattattattattattattattattattattattattattattattattattattattattttatcttccATTTTATATTTGACAGCCAAGTTTCCAAATTGCATGAGGCCGTGCGTAAAGTTGTTATTTTCAAGGACACAAAAACGCAGCATTGGTTGCGGGCATCCGACGGcatcaactaaaaataaataaataaaaaggtaccAGAAccc is a window encoding:
- the pfdn6 gene encoding prefoldin subunit 6, whose amino-acid sequence is MAEAIQKKLKAEVEKYGFMQKDVSKSVSARQKLETQMAENNIVKEELDLLDSSNLVFKLIGPVLVKQDLEEAKATVAKRLEYINGEIQRYETLLKDLEKKSEQQREVLATLQRDFQNAQGHAGGKV